A window of Penaeus monodon isolate SGIC_2016 unplaced genomic scaffold, NSTDA_Pmon_1 PmonScaffold_8698, whole genome shotgun sequence contains these coding sequences:
- the LOC119571932 gene encoding uncharacterized protein LOC119571932, which yields MAARRFTASWPVSSSAGRMLLTSADPGGLLRKCAGGAASKKCARTAPTENPRESCQTENAPEESPTAMRRRSCLPQMRRGLPPAMRRRSCLRDPGGAPPKMPGGALPKVRRRTAAEDGREELPPKRCAGGLPAEEPGELPAEKCAEELLPNPSRGAAAKPSRGPLPEAPRRSCLRSPQRELPSEAPRRAACREPWRSCLPRSAEGARRPRTPWGAACRGLAGGAACQGQRGSRLPRTCRRVCQDFPEELPAEDLPEELPPEETPDKLSPGSPGRSYWE from the exons atgg cagcccgtagattcACTGCGAGTTGGCCAGTGAGCAGTTCTGCTGGTCGAATGCTTCTCACTTCCGCCGACCCCGGAGGACTCCTCCGAAAATGCGCCGGGGGAGCTGCCTCCAAAAAATGCGCCCGGACAGCTCCTACCGAAAATCCCCGGGAGAGCTGCCaaaccgaaaatgcgccggaggagtCCCCTACCgcgatgcgccggaggagctgcctgccgcagaTGCGCCGGGGACTGCCTCCCgcaatgcgccggaggagctgcctacgAGATCCCGGAGGAGCTCCTCCAAAAATGCCCGGGGGAGCTCTCCCAAAAGTGCGCCGGAGGACTGCTGCCGAAGATGGCCGGGAGGAGCTGCCTCCCAAAAGATGCGCCGGAGGGCTGCCTGCCGAAGAGCccggggagctgcctgccgaaaaatGCGCCGAGGAGCTCCTCCCAAACCCATCCCGGGGGGCTGCCGCCAAACCCTCCCGAGGGCCCCTCCCCGAAGccccccggaggagctgcctccgAAGCCCCCAAagggagctgccgtccgaggcaCCCCGGAGGGCTGCCTGCCGGgaaccctggaggagctgcctgccgaggagcgCCGAAGGGGCCCGCCGCCCGAGGACACCctggggagctgcctgccgaggacttgccgggggagctgcctgccaaggacAGCGGGGGAGCCGCCtcccgaggacttgccggagggtGTGCCAGGActtcccggaggagctgcctgccgaggacttgccggaggagctgcctcccGAGGAGACCCCGGATAAGCTCTCCCCGGGGAGCCCCGGGAGAAGCTACTGGGAGTAG